A single window of Archangium gephyra DNA harbors:
- the galK gene encoding galactokinase has product MQAPSDDAPRFETLFGRPPQVRVQAPGRVNLMGEHTDYNGGFVLPMAIPQQTEVLLAPREDRRVRAFSANLGARGNVDEYELGQEKRGRGWLDYIQGVTHVLRAQGLDVGGFDLWLHSHVPLGSGLSSSAALEVALLRGLREAFRLKLDDVSVALLGQKVECDFVGAPVGVMDQMASSLAGTGAALFLDTRSLQYERVPLPTGVEPIVINSGVTHSHAGGDYKVRRAECERAAAQLGVASLRDLPDAELPRALALPEPLGRRVRHVLTENARVLETVRALRSGDLAALGPLLYASHASQRDDYEVSVPEIDLLVDLARTEPGVLGARLTGGGFGGSVVMLARAGKGAEAAARIVARYSERSAHRATVLVPESQTKH; this is encoded by the coding sequence ATGCAAGCCCCCTCGGATGACGCACCCCGCTTCGAGACGCTCTTCGGCCGGCCCCCCCAGGTCCGCGTCCAGGCACCGGGGCGGGTGAACCTCATGGGCGAGCACACCGACTACAACGGGGGCTTCGTGCTCCCCATGGCCATTCCCCAGCAGACCGAGGTGCTGCTGGCCCCGCGCGAGGACCGCCGGGTCCGCGCCTTCAGTGCCAACCTCGGCGCCAGGGGGAATGTGGACGAGTACGAGCTGGGCCAGGAGAAGCGCGGCCGGGGCTGGCTCGACTACATCCAGGGCGTCACCCACGTGCTGCGCGCACAGGGGCTGGACGTCGGGGGCTTCGACCTGTGGCTGCACTCGCACGTGCCGCTCGGCAGCGGACTGTCCTCGAGCGCCGCGCTCGAGGTGGCGCTGCTGCGGGGCCTGAGGGAGGCCTTCAGGCTGAAGCTGGATGACGTGAGCGTCGCCCTGCTGGGCCAGAAGGTGGAGTGTGACTTCGTCGGCGCGCCCGTGGGGGTGATGGACCAGATGGCCTCCAGCCTCGCGGGCACGGGCGCGGCGCTCTTCCTGGACACCCGCAGCCTCCAATACGAGCGCGTGCCCCTGCCCACCGGCGTGGAGCCCATCGTCATCAACTCGGGGGTGACGCACAGCCACGCGGGCGGCGACTACAAGGTGCGCCGCGCCGAGTGCGAGCGTGCCGCCGCCCAGCTCGGAGTGGCGTCGCTGCGAGACCTTCCCGATGCGGAGCTGCCCCGCGCCCTGGCGCTGCCCGAGCCGCTCGGCCGCCGCGTGCGCCACGTGCTCACCGAGAACGCGCGCGTGCTGGAGACCGTGCGGGCCCTGCGCTCGGGGGACCTGGCCGCGCTGGGGCCGCTCCTGTACGCCTCGCACGCCTCGCAGCGCGACGACTACGAGGTGTCCGTCCCGGAGATTGATCTGCTGGTGGACCTCGCCCGCACGGAGCCCGGCGTGCTCGGGGCCCGGTTGACCGGTGGCGGCTTCGGCGGCTCCGTGGTGATGCTGGCCAGGGCGGGCAAGGGAGCGGAGGC
- a CDS encoding glycoside hydrolase family 2 protein, with translation MRGYPRPQLRRAGWCPLNGTWEFALDPLGRWSVPAEVSWDARILVPFAPETERSGVGDTGFYRACWYRRTFEPPALTAQERLVLHFGAVDHTATVWVNGSRCAHHEGGYTPFKIDITDLLHRDGPQELVLRAEDDPADLAKPRGKQDWQLDPHSIWYPRTTGIWQTVWLERVPVTRIEGLRWTPNLNRWELGLEVHIEGTRPEGLRLDVRLSVGDTLLARDSYTVVLGEVYRRIALSDPGIDDFRNELLWSPTSPTLIDARIELRDANGQLLDAVDSYTALRAVSVQGDRFVLNGRPYPMRLVLDQGYWDGTGITAPDDAALRRDVELARAMGFNGVRKHQKIEDPRYLYWADRLGLIVWEEMPSAYRFTRQSVERVTREWLEVLARDYSHPCIVAWVPLNESWGVPNLPDNAAERHYVQALFHLTRTLDPGRPVIGNDGWESVATDIIGIHDYDADPQKIAQRYHSHEVRPHLFQRERPGGRVIVLDGHPHADHPLVLSEFGGISMSRGDQREWGYSQCAGPDDLARRYTALLEVVRSLELFAGFCYTQFSDTYQEANGLLYSDRTPKFPLEQIALATRGPRFHSDIPMPPAPSGRPRPATESGEPESAGT, from the coding sequence GTGCGGGGCTACCCTCGCCCGCAGTTGCGGCGCGCGGGGTGGTGCCCGCTCAATGGCACCTGGGAGTTCGCGCTGGATCCGCTCGGGCGCTGGTCGGTGCCCGCGGAGGTGAGCTGGGACGCGCGCATCCTCGTGCCCTTCGCGCCGGAGACGGAGCGCAGCGGCGTGGGGGATACCGGCTTCTACCGGGCCTGCTGGTACCGCCGCACCTTCGAGCCACCCGCGCTCACCGCCCAGGAGCGGCTGGTGTTGCACTTCGGAGCGGTGGACCACACCGCCACCGTCTGGGTCAACGGCTCGCGCTGCGCCCACCACGAGGGCGGCTACACGCCCTTCAAGATCGACATCACCGACCTGCTCCACCGCGACGGCCCCCAGGAGCTCGTCCTGCGCGCGGAGGATGATCCCGCCGACCTCGCCAAGCCCCGGGGCAAGCAGGACTGGCAGTTGGATCCCCACTCCATCTGGTACCCGCGTACCACCGGCATCTGGCAGACGGTCTGGCTCGAGCGCGTGCCCGTCACCCGCATCGAGGGCCTGCGCTGGACGCCCAACCTCAACCGCTGGGAGCTGGGGCTCGAGGTGCACATCGAGGGCACGCGCCCCGAGGGGCTGCGGCTGGACGTGCGGCTGAGCGTGGGGGACACCCTGCTCGCCCGGGACTCGTACACGGTGGTGCTCGGCGAGGTGTACCGCCGCATCGCCCTGTCCGACCCGGGCATCGACGACTTCCGCAACGAGCTGCTGTGGAGCCCCACCTCGCCCACGCTCATCGATGCCCGCATCGAGTTGCGCGACGCCAATGGCCAACTGCTCGACGCGGTGGACAGCTACACCGCGCTGCGCGCCGTCTCGGTGCAGGGGGACCGCTTCGTGCTCAACGGACGGCCCTACCCCATGCGGCTGGTGCTCGACCAGGGCTACTGGGACGGAACGGGCATCACCGCGCCGGACGACGCGGCGCTGCGGCGGGACGTGGAGCTCGCCCGGGCCATGGGCTTCAACGGCGTGCGCAAGCACCAGAAGATAGAGGATCCGCGCTACCTCTACTGGGCGGACCGGCTGGGGCTCATCGTCTGGGAGGAGATGCCCAGCGCCTACCGCTTCACCCGCCAGTCCGTCGAGCGGGTCACGCGCGAGTGGCTCGAGGTGCTCGCCCGCGACTACAGCCACCCCTGCATCGTGGCGTGGGTGCCGCTCAACGAGTCCTGGGGCGTGCCCAACCTGCCGGACAACGCCGCCGAGCGGCACTATGTGCAGGCGCTCTTCCACCTCACGCGCACGCTGGACCCGGGGCGCCCCGTCATCGGCAACGACGGCTGGGAGAGCGTGGCCACCGACATCATCGGCATCCACGACTACGACGCCGACCCTCAGAAGATCGCCCAGCGCTACCACTCGCACGAGGTGCGCCCGCACCTCTTCCAGCGCGAGCGGCCGGGCGGGCGTGTCATCGTCCTCGACGGCCACCCGCATGCGGACCATCCCCTCGTGCTCTCCGAGTTCGGCGGCATCTCCATGTCGCGCGGCGACCAGCGGGAGTGGGGCTACTCGCAGTGCGCGGGGCCGGACGACCTGGCGCGCCGCTACACCGCGCTGCTCGAGGTGGTGCGCTCGCTCGAGCTGTTCGCGGGCTTCTGTTACACGCAATTCTCCGACACGTACCAGGAGGCCAACGGGCTGCTGTACTCGGACCGCACGCCCAAGTTCCCCCTGGAGCAGATAGCGTTGGCCACGCGCGGCCCGCGCTTCCACAGCGACATCCCCATGCCCCCCGCGCCCTCCGGGCGTCCCCGGCCCGCCACCGAGTCGGGCGAGCCCGAGTCCGCGGGCACCTGA
- a CDS encoding TolC family protein, with product MSPRHGHSALLVLLVVMGTAPRAQARDEAPLTLEEVLDSVRQQHPGMEAARQGVATAEAELLSAQGGFDTLLKAKGVYVPFSYYPHERLDAVVEQPTPLGGTRLFAGYRLGQGKFPTYYGEYETLSGGELRAGVEIPLWRNRSIDKRRADISKARLRLDIAGFTLVGEQLELQREAAYHYWDWVAAGRQLAIAEAQYALAVTRHEQLARRVAQGDIPQIEHTENERALLEREADRVAARRKLEQTALKLSLSLRDGEGRPVRASDSRLPEGLPLPDDTFQAELDAWLEKALRQRPELRELALQRDVVQLDAELARNQTAPAVDLGISVLRDLGRGPESLRPTELQASLVLDIPLQARGARGQVQAAEAKRAAVDAKARLTRDKVVTEVRDTLSALKAAHERVGLARSAADVARRLAQAELARFEHGATSLLFVNLREQTAADAELKEIKALVDYHRAVVDLLAAAAALEPGPSRPEQG from the coding sequence ATGAGCCCGCGCCATGGGCACTCCGCCCTCCTGGTCCTGCTGGTGGTGATGGGCACGGCCCCGCGTGCCCAAGCCCGTGACGAGGCCCCGCTCACACTCGAGGAGGTGCTCGACTCCGTGCGCCAGCAACACCCGGGCATGGAGGCCGCGCGGCAAGGCGTGGCCACCGCCGAGGCCGAGCTGCTGTCCGCGCAGGGCGGCTTCGACACGCTCCTCAAGGCCAAGGGCGTGTACGTGCCCTTCAGCTACTACCCCCACGAGCGCCTGGACGCCGTCGTCGAGCAGCCCACCCCGCTGGGAGGAACGCGCCTGTTCGCCGGCTACCGCCTGGGACAGGGCAAGTTCCCCACGTACTACGGCGAGTACGAGACGCTCAGCGGAGGCGAGCTGCGCGCGGGCGTGGAGATCCCCCTCTGGCGCAACCGCTCCATCGACAAGCGCCGGGCGGACATCTCCAAGGCGCGCCTGCGGCTCGACATCGCCGGCTTCACGCTCGTGGGCGAGCAGCTCGAGCTGCAGCGCGAGGCCGCCTACCACTATTGGGACTGGGTGGCCGCGGGCCGGCAGCTCGCCATCGCCGAGGCCCAGTACGCGCTGGCCGTCACCCGCCACGAGCAGCTCGCCCGCCGGGTGGCCCAGGGAGACATCCCGCAGATCGAGCACACCGAGAACGAGCGGGCCCTGCTGGAGCGCGAGGCGGACCGGGTCGCCGCACGGCGCAAGCTCGAGCAGACGGCCCTGAAGCTCTCGCTCTCCCTGCGCGATGGCGAGGGCAGGCCGGTGCGCGCGTCCGACTCGCGTCTGCCCGAGGGACTGCCCCTGCCCGACGACACCTTCCAGGCCGAGCTGGACGCCTGGCTGGAGAAGGCCCTGCGGCAGCGGCCCGAGCTGCGCGAGCTGGCGCTCCAGCGCGACGTGGTCCAGCTCGACGCCGAGCTGGCCCGCAACCAGACGGCTCCGGCCGTGGATCTCGGCATCTCCGTGCTCCGCGACCTGGGCAGGGGGCCCGAGAGCCTGCGGCCCACCGAGCTCCAGGCCTCCCTGGTGCTCGACATTCCCCTCCAGGCCCGGGGGGCGCGGGGCCAGGTGCAGGCCGCCGAGGCGAAGCGGGCCGCGGTGGACGCGAAGGCCCGGCTGACCCGCGACAAGGTCGTCACCGAGGTGCGTGACACCCTGTCCGCCCTGAAGGCCGCCCATGAGCGCGTGGGCCTGGCCAGGAGCGCCGCGGACGTGGCACGCCGCCTGGCCCAGGCCGAGCTGGCGCGCTTCGAGCACGGCGCCACCAGCCTGCTCTTCGTCAACCTGCGCGAGCAGACCGCCGCCGACGCCGAGCTCAAGGAGATCAAGGCCCTGGTGGACTATCACCGCGCGGTGGTGGATCTGCTCGCCGCCGCGGCCGCGCTCGAGCCGGGCCCCTCGCGGCCGGAGCAGGGCTAG
- a CDS encoding HlyD family secretion protein, with translation MTMPTSRNDGPSAELPAMRLVRHSTRMARTVARLLMLALLLALIGVLVAPWQQNVTGQGRVIAYAPLERQQSIQAPIAGRITQWAVQEGSRVKEGDILVELSDNDADLMARLQDQRTAIEARISAAQSQMMAYESRVDALRSSRSSSIDAAGSRVRMVQERIRAAEQSLAAAEVARETARLNLERQKAMHADGLTATRSLELAQLDYTKASTDTESARASLNAARNELGAISSDRQRIQTDADALINDGLAKYEYAKADLAKERIELAKLQSTMARQATQQVRAPRAGTILRLVARQGAEVVKAGDTLAVLVPDTVSSAVELYVHGNDAPLISPGRHVRLQFEGWPAVQFAGWPSVAVGTFGGTVAFVDAADDGRGKFRIVVVPDKGEAWPATRFLRQGVRANGWILLDEVRLGYEMWRQFNGFPPALSSSEPGWTDKEKSGGKADDKGKDDASGEKS, from the coding sequence ATGACGATGCCCACTTCCCGGAATGACGGTCCCTCCGCCGAGCTCCCCGCCATGCGGCTCGTGCGGCACTCGACCCGGATGGCGCGCACGGTGGCCCGGCTGCTGATGCTCGCCCTGCTGCTCGCCCTGATTGGCGTGCTGGTGGCCCCCTGGCAGCAGAACGTCACCGGCCAGGGCCGTGTCATCGCCTACGCGCCGCTGGAGCGTCAGCAGTCCATCCAGGCCCCCATCGCCGGGCGCATCACCCAATGGGCCGTCCAGGAGGGCTCCCGCGTGAAGGAGGGAGACATCCTCGTCGAGCTGTCCGACAACGACGCGGACCTGATGGCCCGCCTGCAGGATCAGCGCACCGCCATCGAGGCGCGCATCAGCGCCGCCCAGAGCCAGATGATGGCCTACGAGTCCCGCGTGGACGCGCTGCGCTCCTCGCGCTCGTCGAGCATCGACGCGGCCGGCTCGCGCGTGCGCATGGTGCAGGAGCGCATCCGCGCCGCCGAGCAGTCGCTCGCCGCGGCCGAGGTGGCCCGCGAGACGGCCCGGCTCAACCTGGAGCGCCAGAAGGCCATGCACGCGGACGGGCTCACCGCCACCCGCAGCCTGGAGCTCGCCCAGCTCGACTACACCAAGGCGTCCACCGACACCGAGAGCGCCCGTGCCAGCCTGAACGCCGCGCGCAACGAGCTCGGGGCCATCAGCTCCGACCGGCAGCGCATCCAGACGGATGCCGATGCCCTCATCAACGACGGCCTCGCCAAGTACGAGTACGCCAAGGCCGACCTGGCCAAGGAGCGCATCGAGCTGGCCAAGCTGCAGAGCACCATGGCCCGGCAGGCCACCCAGCAGGTGCGGGCGCCTCGCGCCGGAACCATCCTGCGGCTGGTGGCCCGGCAGGGCGCCGAGGTGGTCAAGGCCGGCGACACCCTCGCCGTGCTGGTGCCCGACACCGTCTCCAGCGCCGTGGAGCTCTACGTGCACGGCAATGACGCTCCGCTCATCTCCCCGGGCCGTCACGTGCGCCTCCAGTTCGAGGGCTGGCCCGCCGTCCAGTTCGCCGGCTGGCCCTCGGTGGCCGTGGGCACCTTCGGGGGCACCGTGGCCTTCGTCGACGCGGCCGATGATGGGCGCGGCAAGTTCCGCATCGTCGTGGTGCCCGACAAGGGCGAGGCGTGGCCCGCCACCCGCTTCCTCCGCCAGGGCGTGCGCGCCAACGGGTGGATCCTCCTCGACGAGGTCCGCCTCGGCTACGAGATGTGGCGCCAGTTCAACGGCTTCCCCCCTGCCCTCTCCTCGTCCGAGCCGGGCTGGACGGACAAGGAGAAGTCCGGTGGCAAGGCGGACGACAAGGGCAAGGATGACGCGTCCGGGGAGAAGTCATGA